One window from the genome of Drosophila albomicans strain 15112-1751.03 chromosome 2L, ASM965048v2, whole genome shotgun sequence encodes:
- the LOC117563361 gene encoding protein spire isoform X3 — protein sequence MDAKQLTTPSGKRTTAASVFKSHHHPHPHHVVRNADIVDVASDATLYCGSETELDAEDDATATTQTPQQSPMQSQSQSQSQPQPTPRAAPRVASATATATAAVNPPTPKPRQAVKSSKVLPNSTNPTLSRSRQRLIKVDFSKLQDDEHFFDESSISSAASTAAAAAHLAELHRYSQPKMPPYPIGGYMLGSQTRHDSPATLMRPRRTTYDLATQCESRRGSSRRHTIVGCQSNLDEAHSMPPTRPESRQSTDDVNNKELKSTPEMPQSQSQTQPQPQLGGNSEAAASTSHSTSSLGPWNKSFMDKQTWMERGDDRLSVTLAEIIHIRSVMTKAELEGLPMDVRVKEDVEKRRVCFLCLRTRFSFLGPWGIQCKLCQRTVCAKCYTKMRIPSEHFRNVPLVLISPSLLSSPASSSTPSPSHHHAHQAHQLHSASTGNIMDDQFPKSLIERLLRSESDRKARSTVGSAPSSPKHQRSNMSTPGISVGPGSAAAAAAAAAAAASGTGQAVEALHDQASMSASYSSAMRPSGVQPKQLHYNNAMSRSMEGPRSLPVNSPAYRPLSNNSTLERKSRFSRGFALFSSGSHLAQSQQDQKENLRGEQVTVCHDCQGLVNEITSSVKQKRSSARNRTIQNLTLDLTPVWK from the exons atggATGCCAAACAATTGACGACGCCCAGTGGCAAACGCACAACAGCCGCCTCAGTGTTCAAGTCGCATCATCATCCGCATCCACATCATGTTGTACGCAACGCGGacattgttgatgttgcaagCGATGCGACGCTTTACTGCGGCAGTGAAACGGAACTCGACGCCGAAGAcgatgcaacagcaacaacacaaacgcCACAGCAATCGCCaatgcaatcgcaatcgcaatcacaaTCGCAGCCACAGCCAACGCCACGTGCTGCGCCGCGtgttgcaagtgcaacagcaacggcaaccgCTGCTGTCAATCCGCCAACACCAAAGCCCCGTCAGGCTGTCAAGTCATCAAAAG TGCTTCCAAATTCAACAAATCCAACATTGTCGCGCTCCAGACAGCGGCTCATCAAAGTGGATTTCTCCAAGTTGCAG GACGACGAGCATTTCTTTGATGAATCGAGCATAAGCAGCGCAGCTTCCACTGCGGCAGCTGCGGCTCATCTCGCTGAGCTGCATCGCTACTCGCAGCCCAAGATGCCACCATATCCCATCGGAGGCTACATGCTCGGCAGCCAGACGAGGCACGATTCCCCGGCGACTTTAATGCGACCGAGACGCACAA CTTATGACCTTGCCACGCAGTGCGAGTCGCGACGCGGCTCCTCGAGACGCCACACCATCGTGGGATGCCAGAGCAACCTGGACGAGGCGCACTCGATGCCCCCGACGCGTCCCGAGTCTCGTCAATCGACGGATGACGTCAACAACAAGGAG TTGAAGAGCACTCCAGAGATgcctcagtcgcagtcacagactcaacctcaacctcaactcGGTGGCAACAGcgaggcagcagcatcaacgtCGCATTCAACATCCTCGCTTGGCCCATGGAACAAGTCCTTCATGGACAAACAGACCTGGATGGAACGTGGTGATGATCGTCTGTCCGTTACCCTGGCCGAGATCATTCACATACGTTCCGTCATGACCAAAGCCGAGCTCGAGGGCCTGCCCATGGACGTGCGTGTCAAGGAGGATGTTGAAAAGCGTCGCGTTTGCTTCCTCTGCCTCCGCACACGCTTCTCCTTCCTCGGTCCCTGGGGCATTCAGTGCAAACTCTGCCAGCGCACCGTCTGCGCCAAGTGCTACACCAAGATGCGCATTCCCTCGGAGCATTTCCGCAACGTGCCCCTCGTCTTGATCTCACCCTCGCTGCTCTCCAGCCCTGCCAGCTCGAGcacgccatcgccatcgcatCATCATGCACATCAGGCGCATCAGCTGCACTCCGCCTCGACGGGCAACATCATGGACGATCAGTTCCCCAAGTCGCTCATCGAGCGACTGCTGCGCTCCGAGTCAGATCGTAAG GCTCGCAGCACAGTGGGCAGCGCTCCGTCGTCGCCCAAGCACCAAAGATCAAACATGAGCACACCAGGGATTAGTGTGGGACCTGGctcagctgccgctgctgccgccgctgctgctgcagctgcaagtGGCACTGGACAAGCCGTGGAGGCGTTACACGATCAGGCATCCATGTCTGCCTCCTACTCTTCGGCCATGCGACCGTCGGGAGTGCAACCGAAGCAGCTGCACTACAACAACGCGATGTCCCGCAGCATGGAAGGACCGCGAAGTCTGCCCGTGAACAGTCCGGCGTATCGACCGCTCTCCAACAACAGCACGCTGGAGCGCAA ATCGCGTTTCTCGCGAGGATTTGCGCTGTTCTCATCTGGCAGCCATTTGGCGCAATCGCAGCAGGATCAGAAGGAGAATCTGCGTGGAGAGCAGGTGACAGTCTGTCACGATTGCCAGGGATTGGTGAACGAGATCACGAGCTCGGTGAAGCAGAAACGCAGCTCGGCTCGCAATCGGACGATACAGAATCTCACGCTGGACCTGACGCCCGTCTGGAAGTAA
- the LOC117565361 gene encoding 39S ribosomal protein L27, mitochondrial, translating into MSLTILQKLSLQCLKAEQPLLTTVRNASKKTGGSTRNKKGHPRPKHRGWRVLDGHYVSEGTILATQLTTRFHPGLNVGFGRNGTLFAMEHGRVIMSCEPLDPNWEHSWVQRNYAGRQDQTIYKKFYNVIPEKQHQRFRLVEEI; encoded by the exons atgtcgTTAACAATATTGCAAAAACTGTCTCTACAATGTCTGAAGGCAGAACAACCGCTGCTAA CAACGGTACGAAATGCCAGTAAGAAGACCGGCGGCAGCACGAGGAACAAAAAGGGACACCCGCGTCCAAAACATCGTGGGTGGCGTGTGCTTGACGGTCACTACGTTTCGGAAGGCACCATTCTGGCTACTCAGCTGACAACACGCTTCCATCCTGGACTAAAT gTTGGCTTTGGACGCAATGGTACTTTGTTTGCCATGGAGCATGGTAGAGTAATCATGAGCTGCGAGCCCCTCGATCCCAATTGGGAGCACTCTTGGGTGCAGCGCAACTACGCCGGCCGCCAGGATCAAACTATTTATAAGAAGTTTTACAATGTTATTCCTGAAAAGCAACATCAGCGTTTTCGCCTAGTCGAggaaatataa
- the LOC117565360 gene encoding transmembrane and coiled-coil domain-containing protein 6, translating to MELEASGEVETAPQAASLRLEDTALRHKIREYAKHQRKDLRTNATDALRFGLGQIRDEIRELENLSVKDVHGLAGRIKRRKHATTEDMYRLSHAFLQSNDNINAFAATQGAVQVIVKELTGTNVQRQIDAAECLCNLSLGEAHVCEKITTLAGSYLVTYLNSQESRLKRSCLWTLANILASCQKSAKTLLQMQLATKLWKLYTSDVQDYAEDAGICLHLIATHAGSLLPAEDRRYIAEHLHEKQPTQPGGEYYMYIVFQLNLVALESKLCVSKLQHFIEFLSSSELDYNNLKQQLPIVYGVQVLSNIFATLSSSELNQQMDIENLINALNKLFLLGNANLTKDLLQLLRNLMDLNLFNKEQLLGKLRVYDCPISV from the exons atgGAGTTGGAAGCAAGTGGGGAAGTGGAGACTGCTCCACAAGCTGCTTCGCTCCGACTAGAAGACACTGCACTGCGTCATAAAATACGCGAGTATGCCAAGCACCAGCGAAAAGACTTGCGCACAAATGCAACAGATGCTCTACGCTTTGGATTGGGACAAATCCGAGATGAGATACGAGAATTGGAAAATCTGAGCGTTAAAGATGTCCACGGCTTGGCAGGTCGCATCAAGCGGCGCAAACATGCCACCACCGAAGACATGTATCGCCTGAGTCACGCCTTTCTTCAGAGCAACGACAATATTAACGCATTTGCTGCCACTCAAGGAGCTGTCCAGGTGATTGTCAAGGAATTGACGG GTACCAATGTGCAACGGCAAATTGATGCTGCCGAATGCTTGTGCAACCTCTCGCTGGGCGAAGCGCATGTTTGTGAAAAGATCACGACACTGGCTGGAAGTTATCTGGTCACCTATTTAAACAGCCAGGAGTCGCGTCTGAAACGCAGTTGCCTGTGGACATTGGCCAACATCTTAGCCAGCTGTCAGAAGTCGGCGAAAACATTGCTCCAAATGCAGCTGGCCACCAAGCTGTGGAAGCTGTACACAAGCGATGTCCAGGATTACGCTGAAGATGCGGGAATCTGTCTACACTTGATTGCTACACATGCTGGAAGCTTGTTGCCTGCTGAGGATCGTCGTTACATTGCCGAGCATCTGCATGAGAAGCAGCCAACGCAACCAGGTGGAGAGTACTACATGTACATTGTCTTCCAACTGAATCTTGTTGCCTTGGAGTCAAAGCTTTGTGTGTCAAAGCTTCAGCATTTCATCGAATTTTTGAGCTCTTCAGAGTTGGACTATAATAACTTAAAGCAGCAATTGCCAATTGTTTATGGAGTGCAGGTGCTCTCCAACATCTTTGCAACACTTTCTTCAAGTGAATTGAATCAACAGATGGATATCGAGAACCTTATCAATGCCTTAAACAAACTATTTCTTCTGGGCAATGCTAATCTGACTAAAGatctgctgcaattgctgAGAAATCTTATGgatttaaatttgttcaacAAGGAACAGCTGCTGGGAAAGTTAAGAGTCTACGATTGTCCAATTAGTGTTTAA
- the LOC117564051 gene encoding uncharacterized protein LOC117564051 yields MASNPEPKLNPRRQWTSRECESILNFMRHHPFEQPTTVAYYKMMTQEVNPELDYILVRCKVANMIKGYKRAKLQKLKNFPYYKQFQEIFKKPKPVVERLKLSPSQLDAMTLEDTDDNDEDRKLFQFPQTAETSAQIHSEHIIDPENIVEHPQSSEMLEQTLNQEFAHSDINQVPLQSNTINDPLDLNALLNTKNPQRRKFLLDQEVKIMELNLREKELRLRFFEAKTHGQLVRLKIESKERIAMKKLALKYGRE; encoded by the coding sequence ATGGCATCAAATCCGGAGCCAAAATTGAACCCGCGACGTCAATGGACCAGCCGAGAGTGTGAAAGCATTCTCAATTTTATGCGTCATCATCCCTTTGAGCAGCCCACGACTGTGGCGTATTACAAGATGATGACTCAGGAAGTTAATCCCGAATTGGATTATATTCTGGTGCGCTGCAAAGTGGCCAACATGATCAAAGGCTATAAGCGCgccaaattgcaaaagttGAAGAATTTCCCATATTATAAGCAGTTCCAGGAAATATTCAAGAAGCCAAAGCCAGTTGTGGAACGCTTGAAGCTGAGCCCCAGTCAATTAGATGCAATGACTTTGGAGGATACCGACGATAATGATGAGGATaggaaattatttcaattccCTCAGACGGCAGAAACCTCCGCCCAAATACACAGCGAACATATCATCGATCCGGAAAACATTGTCGAGCATCCACAAAGCTCGGAAATGCTGGAGCAAACATTAAACCAGGAATTCGCCCATTCAGATATTAATCAAGTGCCGTTGCAAAGCAATACAATCAACGATCCGCTCGACTTGAATGCCCTTCTTAATACTAAAAATCCGCAAAGACGAAAGTTCCTGCTTGACCAGGAGGTCAAAATAATGGAGCTCAATCTGCGTGAAAAGGAGCTCCGTTTAAGATTTTTCGAGGCCAAAACCCATGGGCAATTGGTGCGTCTCAAGATCGAATCGAAGGAACGCATCGCTATGAAGAAACTAGCGCTTAAATATGGAAGAGAATAG
- the LOC117565028 gene encoding la protein homolog: protein MADVAETTPAEVSAEQKPAEKSTEAEETVEAGKNGDAKKEEGGADEPAAAAAAEGEGDAENSKEERAIIRQVEYYFGDANLHRDKFLSEQISKNEAGWVPLSVLITFKRLASLTTDFEVIVNALNKSDNGLVEVSEDKQSLRRHPERPIPEHNEERRKEIQERTAYAKGFPLESQMTEILDFANGFEKVTNVTMRKHYDKPTKSYKFKGSIFVTFEKKEQAKEFIEKEKLAYKERELLRKWQVDYLKEKQEEYAKLTEKRKNKKEAKPEPAIELPKNAIVMFEGAPDTATREEIREAFEKVKDFDIAYIEFNKGDTKGSVRLTEADAAEKLIAKVEEAKLKFNDEVSLTLRKANEDEEKQFLDKAIEFIKKRRDFSRGRNNKRFGRKRHGGNDNRNNKRQRQE, encoded by the exons ATGGCCGACGTTGCAGAAACTACACCAGCTGAAGTTAGTGCTGAGCAGAAACCAGCAGAGAAAAGCACAGAAGCTGAAGAAACCGTGGAGGCCGGCAAAAATGGTGATGCAAAGAAGGAAGAAGGAGGCGCTGATGagccagctgcagctgctgccgccgaaGGCGAAGGAGATGCGGAGAACAGCAAAGAGGAGCGTGCCATTATAAGGCAAGTAGAGTATTATTTCGGCGATGCAAATCTGCATCGCGACAAATTCCTCAGCGAGCAAATCTCAAAGAATGAAGCCGGTTGGGTGCCGCTCTCGGTGTTGATCACATTCAAGCGTTTGGCATCGCTCACCACAGACTTCGAAGTGATTGTGAATGCACTAAACAAATCAGATAACGGCCTGGTAGAGGTTAGCGAGGACAAGCAGAGCTTGCGTCGCCATCCCGAGCGCCCAATTCCCGAGCACAATGAGGAGCGTCGCAAGGAGATTCAAGAGCGCACCGCTTACGCCAAAGGTTTCCCATTGGAATCACAGATGACCGAGATTCTGGACTTTGCCAATGGCTTCGAGAAGGTGACCAATGTCACCATGCGCAAGCACTACGATAAACCCACAAAATCATACAAGTTCAAGGGCAGCATCTTCGTCACATTCGAGAAGAAGGAGCAGGCCAAGGAGTTCATCGAGAAGGAGAAGTTGGCCTACAAGGAGCGTGAACTGCTGCGCAAATGGCAAGTGGATTACCTCAAGGAGAAGCAGGAGGAATATGCCAAATTGACCGAGAAGCGCAAGAACAAAAAGGAAGCCAAGCCAGAGCCAGCAATTGAGCTGCCCAAGAATGCGATTGTCATGTTCGAGGGTGCTCCAGATACCGCAACGCGTGAGGAGATACGCGAAGCCTTCGAGAAGGTGAAGGACTTTGATATCGCCTATATTGAGTTCAATAAGGGCGACACCAAGGGCTCCGTGCGTCTCACCGAAGCGGATGCGGCCGAGAAACTCATTGCCAAAGTGGAGGAAGCCAAG CTTAAGTTCAACGATGAAGTGTCGCTGACGCTGCGAAAGGCCAACGAGGATGAGGAGAAGCAGTTCCTGGACAAAGCTATTGAATTCATCAAGAAGCGTCGCGACTTCTCACGCGGCAGAAACAACAAACGCTTTGGTCGCAAGCGTCATGgtggcaacgacaacagaaacaacaagcGACAACGCCAAGAGTAG
- the LOC117563361 gene encoding protein spire isoform X2 yields MTAPAAAATAASSLIVIMSELAEVVFAALDSNLAVDEECQLSPELESLFDFMMAEETDDDCIDEGIDEGDKRWDDESEEERNNTKELEHIIETCRNHIKSALPENHYKAVCRALVTETIELRIFLQQVLNNGGAEKFIEATSQTSQTTQKELAKLGFNDWARFWVQVIDELRRGVRLKKRNYERTPIEYELTPYEILMGDIRAKKYQLRKVMVNGDIPPRVKKDAHAMILDFIRSRPPLKKAADRQLGPPLKLIPSPREQLMESIRKGKELKQITPPKSPNLRQKMLPNSTNPTLSRSRQRLIKVDFSKLQDDEHFFDESSISSAASTAAAAAHLAELHRYSQPKMPPYPIGGYMLGSQTRHDSPATLMRPRRTTYDLATQCESRRGSSRRHTIVGCQSNLDEAHSMPPTRPESRQSTDDVNNKELKSTPEMPQSQSQTQPQPQLGGNSEAAASTSHSTSSLGPWNKSFMDKQTWMERGDDRLSVTLAEIIHIRSVMTKAELEGLPMDVRVKEDVEKRRVCFLCLRTRFSFLGPWGIQCKLCQRTVCAKCYTKMRIPSEHFRNVPLVLISPSLLSSPASSSTPSPSHHHAHQAHQLHSASTGNIMDDQFPKSLIERLLRSESDRKARSTVGSAPSSPKHQRSNMSTPGISVGPGSAAAAAAAAAAAASGTGQAVEALHDQASMSASYSSAMRPSGVQPKQLHYNNAMSRSMEGPRSLPVNSPAYRPLSNNSTLERKSRFSRGFALFSSGSHLAQSQQDQKENLRGEQVTVCHDCQGLVNEITSSVKQKRSSARNRTIQNLTLDLTPVWK; encoded by the exons atTATGAGCGAACTGGCGGAAGTTGTTTTCGCCGCCTTGGACTCCAATCTGGCGGTGGACGAGGAATGCCAACTGTCTCCGGAGCTGGAAAGTCTCTTTGACTTCATGATGGCAGAAG AGACAGACGATGATTGCATTGATGAGGGCATCGACGAGGGCGACAAGCGCTGGGACGATGAATCGGAGGAGGAGCGCAACAATACCAAAGAACTGGAGCATATAATCGAG ACCTGCAGAAATCACATAAAATCCGCTTTACCTGAGAACCATTATAAAGCCGTTTGTCGCGCCTTGGTAACGGAAACAATAGAACTGCGTATTTTTCTGCAGCAAGTGCTAAACAATG GAGGAGCTGAAAAGTTTATCGAAGCCACATCTCAAACATCTCAAACGACACAGAAAGAACTGGCGAAGCTGGGCTTCAACGACTGG GCACGCTTTTGGGTGCAGGTAATCGATGAGCTGCGACGTGGAGTGCGACTGAAGAAGCGCAATTACGAGCGCACGCCCATCGAATACGAGCTGACGCCCTACGAGATACTCATGGGCGACATACGAGCCAA AAAGTATCAATTGCGCAAGGTGATGGTGAATGGAGATATTCCGCCTCGTGTCAAGAAGGATGCCCATGCGATGATCTTGGACTTCATCAGGTCGCGGCCACCATTGAaaaag GCCGCTGATCGTCAGTTGGGTCCGCCGTTGAAGCTGATTCCCTCACCACGCGAACAGTTGATGGAATCGATACGCAAAGGCAAGGAACTGAAGCAAATAACACCGCCAAAATCGCCAAATCTCAGGCAGAAAA TGCTTCCAAATTCAACAAATCCAACATTGTCGCGCTCCAGACAGCGGCTCATCAAAGTGGATTTCTCCAAGTTGCAG GACGACGAGCATTTCTTTGATGAATCGAGCATAAGCAGCGCAGCTTCCACTGCGGCAGCTGCGGCTCATCTCGCTGAGCTGCATCGCTACTCGCAGCCCAAGATGCCACCATATCCCATCGGAGGCTACATGCTCGGCAGCCAGACGAGGCACGATTCCCCGGCGACTTTAATGCGACCGAGACGCACAA CTTATGACCTTGCCACGCAGTGCGAGTCGCGACGCGGCTCCTCGAGACGCCACACCATCGTGGGATGCCAGAGCAACCTGGACGAGGCGCACTCGATGCCCCCGACGCGTCCCGAGTCTCGTCAATCGACGGATGACGTCAACAACAAGGAG TTGAAGAGCACTCCAGAGATgcctcagtcgcagtcacagactcaacctcaacctcaactcGGTGGCAACAGcgaggcagcagcatcaacgtCGCATTCAACATCCTCGCTTGGCCCATGGAACAAGTCCTTCATGGACAAACAGACCTGGATGGAACGTGGTGATGATCGTCTGTCCGTTACCCTGGCCGAGATCATTCACATACGTTCCGTCATGACCAAAGCCGAGCTCGAGGGCCTGCCCATGGACGTGCGTGTCAAGGAGGATGTTGAAAAGCGTCGCGTTTGCTTCCTCTGCCTCCGCACACGCTTCTCCTTCCTCGGTCCCTGGGGCATTCAGTGCAAACTCTGCCAGCGCACCGTCTGCGCCAAGTGCTACACCAAGATGCGCATTCCCTCGGAGCATTTCCGCAACGTGCCCCTCGTCTTGATCTCACCCTCGCTGCTCTCCAGCCCTGCCAGCTCGAGcacgccatcgccatcgcatCATCATGCACATCAGGCGCATCAGCTGCACTCCGCCTCGACGGGCAACATCATGGACGATCAGTTCCCCAAGTCGCTCATCGAGCGACTGCTGCGCTCCGAGTCAGATCGTAAG GCTCGCAGCACAGTGGGCAGCGCTCCGTCGTCGCCCAAGCACCAAAGATCAAACATGAGCACACCAGGGATTAGTGTGGGACCTGGctcagctgccgctgctgccgccgctgctgctgcagctgcaagtGGCACTGGACAAGCCGTGGAGGCGTTACACGATCAGGCATCCATGTCTGCCTCCTACTCTTCGGCCATGCGACCGTCGGGAGTGCAACCGAAGCAGCTGCACTACAACAACGCGATGTCCCGCAGCATGGAAGGACCGCGAAGTCTGCCCGTGAACAGTCCGGCGTATCGACCGCTCTCCAACAACAGCACGCTGGAGCGCAA ATCGCGTTTCTCGCGAGGATTTGCGCTGTTCTCATCTGGCAGCCATTTGGCGCAATCGCAGCAGGATCAGAAGGAGAATCTGCGTGGAGAGCAGGTGACAGTCTGTCACGATTGCCAGGGATTGGTGAACGAGATCACGAGCTCGGTGAAGCAGAAACGCAGCTCGGCTCGCAATCGGACGATACAGAATCTCACGCTGGACCTGACGCCCGTCTGGAAGTAA